GATGTCGTGGTGATCTCGCACAATCATTATGACCACCTGGATCGCGACAGCGTGCACGCCATTGCCCGCCGCTTTCCCAAGGCAGTGTTCCTTGTGCCGTTGGGATTGAAGCGCTGGTTCGATCGCGAACGCATTGGCAACGTGCGAGAACTCGACTGGTGGGCGTCCACGGATATCGAAGGCACCGTGTTCACCTTCGTGCCTGCCCGTCATTGGAGTGCCCGCACGCTCTGGGATCGCAACCGATCGCTGTGGGGCGGCTGGGTGATGGCCCAGGATGGCTACCGGTTCTGGTTTGCCGGCGATACGGGCTATTCCGACAAACTGGCCGAGATTGGCCGCCGCGCGGGACCCATCGACCTGGCGGCGATTCCCATTGGCGCGTACGCGCCGCGATGGTTCATGCATGGCCAGCACGTGGATCCGGCACAGGCGGTGCAGCTGCACCGTGATATTGGCGTCCGGCGGTCGATCGCCATCCATTGGGGCGTGTTCGAGCTGGCCGACGATCAGCTTGACGAGCCGCCGCGCTTGCTCGCCGAGGCGCTGGGGGCGGAGGGCCTGACAGGCGACGATTTCATGCTGCTGAACATTGGCGGCCGGATTGCGCTCTAATGTGCACCCCTTGACCCCGAAGTGCCCCGCCATGCCCTCGCAAACCTTCCAGCTTGAAGGCGAATTCGTCGAACTCAACCAACTGCTGAAACTGGCCGGCATTACCGCCAGCGGTGGC
Above is a genomic segment from Luteibacter aegosomatissinici containing:
- a CDS encoding MBL fold metallo-hydrolase → MAWTNPYFDAAKGHHTRDGFRNLEPETREPGGLKRWRRERKEQQLPRPPDEGYEAFTRRWWQRADFAGSGDAAWWLGHATVLVRRQGLTVITDPVLGKRASPLSFAGPMRRTPAPVEVATLPQIDVVVISHNHYDHLDRDSVHAIARRFPKAVFLVPLGLKRWFDRERIGNVRELDWWASTDIEGTVFTFVPARHWSARTLWDRNRSLWGGWVMAQDGYRFWFAGDTGYSDKLAEIGRRAGPIDLAAIPIGAYAPRWFMHGQHVDPAQAVQLHRDIGVRRSIAIHWGVFELADDQLDEPPRLLAEALGAEGLTGDDFMLLNIGGRIAL